In Zingiber officinale cultivar Zhangliang chromosome 8B, Zo_v1.1, whole genome shotgun sequence, a single genomic region encodes these proteins:
- the LOC122015252 gene encoding uncharacterized protein LOC122015252, whose product MGCTNAFWGCPILKRSCSNIETKRSSKHFMSPAKSHSYDDLKNLPGNFPEEQQKDILGSPTSVITSCSADKVMLKKRSSSQVLPSRSRKVWWKLYLWSHRNLHQNWSLEPHWSASINHKSNQKDGYCSDTVGPGGGTDLKNKKVVEESEIKFRNDVWPPNQWVAFSAESSSLDRVGAWVHSLDDSPLCPIEYEYNGDEIAPESATPPSFLDIGESSIKNNTRGGRHGLEDILQANNIIQSLPPFSSVVHIASMGLKVIPAISAFSSLRSVNLSGNFIVHISPGSLPKSLHMLDLSRNKIATIDGVRELTKLRVLNLSYNRLSRIGHGLSNCTMIKELYLAGNKISCVEGLHRLLKLAVLDLSFNKITTAKALGQLVANYHSLVALNLLGNPIQSNIGDDQIRKAVCGLLLHLAYLNKQPIKPVGAREVATDSVVKAALGNSSWSSRRRSTRRVGHGSSPLIKGTGEGRSFRGVMHPPRINKDKSKSRDQHFTYRK is encoded by the exons ATGGGCTGCACTAACGCTTTTTGGGGATGTCCAATATTGAAGCGGTCATGCTCTAATATTGAGACGAAGAGATCTAGTAAACATTTTATGTCCCCAGCCAAGTCCCATTCATATGATGACCTCAAAAACTTGCCTGGAAATTTCCCTGAAGAACAACAAAAGGATATCCTCGGTAGCCCTACATCAGTAATAACTTCTTGCAGTGCTGATAAAGTAATGCTAAAGAAGAGATCTTCGAGCCAGGTACTTCCTTCAAGAAGTAGGAAGGTTTGGTGGAAGCTTTACCTATGGAGCCACAGAAATCTTCATCAGAACTGGTCTCTGGAACCTCATTGGAGTGCTTCCATCAATCATAAATCCAACCAGAAGGATGGTTACTGCTCTGATACAGTAGGACCCGGTGGGGGAACTGATTTGAAGAACAAGAAAGTTGTGGAAGAGTCTGAGATTAAGTTTAGGAATGATGTATGGCCTCCAAACCAGTGGGTTGCTTTTTCAGCAGAATCTTCTTCTTTAGATAGAGTGGGCGCTTGGGTACATAGTCTTGATGATTCTCCATTATGCCCAATTGAGTATGAGTATAATGGAGATGAAATTGCACCTGAGTCTGCTACTCCCCCAAGTTTTCTAGACATTGGAGAATCATCCATAAAAAACAACACTCGAGGTGGTCGGCATGGACTGGAAGACATCTTGCAGGCCAACAACATTATACAATCCCTTCCTCCTTTTTCTTCAGTTGTTCACATAGCCAGCATGGGCTTAAAGGTCATACCCGCAATTTCAGCTTTTAGTAGCCTCCGGTCAGTCAATCTATCTGGCAACTTCATAG TTCACATTTCACCAGGATCTCTACCTAAGAGTCTTCATATGCTTGACTTGTCCAGGAATAAGATTGCTACAATTGATGGAGTTAGGGAACTGACAAAGCTTCGAGTTCTTAATCTCAGCTACAACAGACTCTCACGAATTGGTCATG GGCTGTCGAACTGCACCATGATCAAGGAGCTGTATCTCGCTGGAAACAAGATAAGTTGCGTGGAGGGTCTTCACAGGCTTCTGAAACTTGCTGTTCTGGACCTGAGCTTTAACAAGATAACAACGGCAAAGGCTTTGGGCCAACTAGTTGCCAACTATCACTCTCTAGTGGCCCTCAACCTACTCGGTAACCCGATTCAGAGCAACATCGGAGATGACCAGATCCGCAAGGCGGTCTGCGGCCTCCTCCTACACCTTGCTTATCTGAACAAGCAGCCCATCAAGCCAGTTGGAGCCAGGGAGGTAGCCACGGATAGCGTTGTAAAGGCGGCACTGGGAAACAGTAGCTGGAGTTCTCGTCGGAGGTCAACTAGACGAGTTGGTCATGGTTCAAGTCCTTTAATCAAGGGCACCGGCGAGGGTAGGAGCTTCCGAGGTGTCATGCATCCGCCACGGATCAACAAAGACAAATCAAAGAGCAGAGATCAACACTTCACTTATCGGAAATGA
- the LOC122013873 gene encoding protein DETOXIFICATION 27-like, which yields METGVERAPLLDHAVRVPEEKEVVGWVERSWIESKKLWRIVGPAIFGRVVIYSMNVISQAFAGHLGDLELASMSIANAVIVGFSFGLMLGMASALETLCGQAYGAKKYHMLGVYMQRSWIVLFLCAVLLLPIYLFATPLLLLLGQPPDLAKQAGVISIWSIPLHFCFAFYFPIVRFLQSQLKNNVTAVISFVSLLIHLFVTWICVVKLQFGLFGTAMTLNFSWWAGAIMLFIYVVAGGCPDTWNGFSMEAFVGLWDFLKLSSGSGIMMCLEIWYYRILILLTGNLSDAKIAVDALSICMNINGWELMIPLGFFSGTGVRVANELGAGNGKGAKFSAVVSTVTSSVIGLIICALIMWLHDIFALIFTSSPVVIQAADKLSLLLAFTVLLNSVQPVLSGVAVGAGWQGTVAFVNIGSYYLIGIPLGVIMGWAFDFGVQGIWGGMICGTAIQTLILVFLTIRCDWEKEALRASSRMADINE from the exons ATGGAGACCGGAGTCGAGAGGGCGCCGCTTTTGGACCACGCAGTTCGAGTACCGGAGGAGAAGGAGGTCGTCGGATGGGTGGAGAGGAGCTGGATCGAATCGAAGAAGCTGTGGCGGATTGTCGGGCCGGCCATCTTCGGCAGAGTCGTCATTTACAGCATGAACGTCATCTCACAGGCCTTCGCCGGCCACCTGGGTGACCTTGAGCTCGCTTCCATGTCCATTGCCAACGCCGTCATCGTCGGCTTCAGCTTCGGCTTGATg TTGGGCATGGCGAGCGCCCTGGAGACGCTCTGCGGCCAAGCCTACGGTGCAAAGAAGTACCACATGCTCGGCGTCTACATGCAGCGCTCCTGGATCGTGCTCTTCCTCTGCGCCGTCCTCCTCCTTCCCATATACTTATTCGCCACCCCGCTGCTCCTCCTCCTTGGGCAGCCGCCGGACCTGGCGAAGCAGGCCGGCGTGATATCCATCTGGTCCATCCCCCTCCACTTCTGCTTCGCCTTCTACTTCCCGATCGTCCGCTTCCTCCAGAGCCAGCTCAAGAACAACGTCACCGCCGTCATTTCCTTCGTCTccctcctcatccacctctttgTCACCTGGATCTGCGTCGTCAAGCTCCAGTTCGGCCTCTTCGGCACCGCGATGACGCTCAACTTCTCCTGGTGGGCCGGCGCCATCATGCTGTTCATCTACGTCGTCGCCGGTGGGTGCCCGGATACATGGAACGGCTTCTCCATGGAGGCATTCGTCGGCCTCTGGGACTTCCTGAAGCTCTCCTCCGGCTCCGGCATTATGATGTG CTTGGAGATTTGGTACTACAGAATACTGATCTTATTAACAGGAAATCTTAGCGACGCCAAGATTGCAGTGGACGCACTTTCCATCTG CATGAATATAAACGGATGGGAGTTGATGATTCCTTTGGGATTTTTCTCCGGAACAGG AGTGCGAGTGGCGAATGAGCTCGGAGCAGGCAACGGCAAAGGCGCGAAATTCTCGGCCGTCGTATCGACGGTCACCTCGTCGGTGATCGGGCTCATCATCTGCGCCCTCATCATGTGGCTCCACGACATCTTTGCGCTCATCTTCACCTCGAGCCCGGTGGTGATCCAGGCGGCGGACAAGCTCTCCTTGCTCTTGGCGTTCACCGTTCTGCTCAACAGCGTCCAGCCAGTTCTCTCCG GAGTGGCAGTTGGGGCAGGGTGGCAAGGAACGGTGGCTTTTGTCAACATTGGCAGCTACTATTTAATTGGAATTCCTCTTGGAGTCATCATGGGCTGGGCCTTCGATTTTGGAGTTCAG GGTATTTGGGGAGGAATGATTTGTGGCACAGCAATTCAGACACTAATACTGGTTTTCCTTACCATCAGATGTGATTGGGAAAAAGAG GCTCTGAGAGCAAGTTCAAGGATGGCGGATATCAATGAGTAG